In the genome of Terriglobia bacterium, the window TCGCGATCCTCCGTGAGTTCGGTGAGCTGCGTGGGGCACTCATCAAAGGAATAGAGCGCAACCTGATCCTGCGGCTTCAGGCGTTTGAGCGCGCTGAGCCCGGCGCTGCGAAGATCCGGCAGGAAGCTACTTATGCTCGGGCTCCGGTCAATGACGAGTGCAACGGCCAATGGCAGCTGGTCCCGTGAAAAGTGCGTGATTTCCTGGGCCACGCCATTGTCATAAATGAGGAAATCTGTAGACTGCAGATCACCCACGGCCGCGCCCCTTTTGTCGCGCACGATGGCGTCAATCGTGACGAGATCTACATTGACCTTCAGGCTGAAGCTCTTGGGGATTGCCGGCCGATCTTGCTGCCATGGACCGCTCCCTGATGGATTGTGGGCCCGATCCGATCCGCGCGCCGGCACCCCCGTCCACCATAGACCGGCGGTTAGAGCCGGTAGAGCAGCTAGAATTGCCAGTCCTGACAAGGCTCGGCGAAGTGTTCGCATCCTTCCCTTCTATGTGGGCTTATGAGGTCCGAAAGCGCCCAGGGAGATATGATATAGCAACAGGGGATAGGAAGCACAAGCCGCAAAGGGGATCGGAAGGACGAGCCGGGCATTCGATTGAGGCCCGCGCCAGGGCTTCCGCTCGTCTGGCCTCGACCCCGGGTTGTCAGCCTCCTTAGAGACAGACGGTCTGTCATGTGCCTGCTCGCGGTCTAGCGCACGAATGGTCGAACGGTGTACTCAAGCACCGCTGCGAAAGCCGCCGAACACGGGATCGTCAAAATCCAGGCCCAGATGATGTTGCGTGCTATCCCCCAGCGCACTGCGGAAATCCGCTGTATCGATCCCACCCCGACAATAGCTCCGGTGATAGTGTGGGTGGTGCTCAAGGGTATGCCGAGGAAGGAAAGAAAGACGATGGTTGCCCCGCCACCGGTCTCCGCGCAAAAACCTCCTACGGGCTGGAGTTTGGTGAGGCGCATGGCGAGAGTTTTTACGATACGCCACCCTCCGGAGTAGGTGCCCAGGGCAATTGCTGCATGGCAGGACAGAATCACCCAGAGGGGAACGATTACCTTGCCCGAGTCTGGAGTCGGGAGCATATGGGCCGAGATCAGGAGAGCAACGATGATCCCCATAGTTTTCTGTGCATCGTTCATGCCGTGGCTGAAGCTGAAGATCGAGGCGGAGATAAGCTGACCGCGGCGGAAAATGTGATCGACGCTCCGGGGAGAGGAGCGTTTGAAGAGGAAGTGCATCAGCATCATCATCAGCCGTCCCAATATCATTCCCACAACAGGGGCGATCACTATGTAGGGCACGACCTTCATCAAGCCGTTAAACTTCAACGCAGCGAGCCCGGCATGTGCCACAGCTGCGCCCGAGAATCCGCCGACGAGAGCGTGAGAAGAACTCGAGGGGAGGGCCAGATACCAGGTAAGCACGTTCCAAATGATGGCTCCGAGCAGTCCGAACAGCACCATATAAGGGTCGAGAAACTGCGGGTGAACAATGTCCTTACCAATCGTCGCCGCGACCCGCGTTTCGAAAAAGAAGGCTGCGGCAAAGTTCCAGAACGCGGCCAGGATTACGGCCGCGATCGGCGAGAGAACATGCGTCGCCACGATAGTGGCGATCGAGTTGGCGGCATCATGAAAGCCGTTCAGGAAATCGAATCCCAGAGCGATTACGATGACGATGCTGACAAGCAGAACCTGGCTATCCATCTCACCTCCAAATCCGCAGCTCGTAGCCGGAGGATGATTATCTAAGCAGCACGCCAGGTAGGATGTGAAGATTACGTGAAGTATAGGCTAAGAAAGAGTTAAGAAGCTCTGTTAGGGTAGACATACAGCAGTATCAGGAATTGCTGCAAGCGATGGTCGAAGGGCGCGCGCCCGCAGTCAGACCGGTGAATGATGATGCGCGATCAGGCAGCAGGGTGAAGCGGTTGCTGCAGATTGAGCGAGGCAGCGGGGAAAGGGCGGTGCGGGCGGTGATGCGCGATCCGCGCCAATTGCTTGTGCGATACGACAAGGCGGCAGAAAAATCGGGCCTGAAGCGGGAGGCTGACTGGCGCTTCGATCCCGCGCTGGCGCAGGCGGTTGCCGCCATGGGACGGTAGGTGCCCGTGAGCAGAGAGGCTCATTCCTTAGCCATCTGATGCAATTTCCATAGAATACGATCGCGAGCGGCATATTGATATCTTGCCAAAAGGATGGATTTATGGCGAAATCGGGCTGGTAAATCAAAGAGCGAATCAGCGGACCGGCTGGTCTGTGCCATAAATCCCATGATTCCTGCTGCGAGAAGATTGTGTTGGGTCTTGTTGTGGGCGTTGGCCTCGCCCCTGACTCGAGCTCAGACTACCGGAGAGGTGCGCGGCTTCGTCGTGGATGCACGTGGCGGTGAGGCGCTGGCCCACGTCGAAGTCCTGCTTGCGGGCAGCGCATATCGTACAACTTCCGACGATACCGGACATTTCCGCCTCACGGCCGTTGTGCCCGGCGATTACGTGCTCAACGTCACCACGGTCGGATATCACCTCGTCAAACGGCCGTTCCATCTGGATGCCGGCGAGGTCAAAGACTTCGAGGTGATCCTCAGCGCCGATACGCTGCGCTTATCCGAGACCGTGATTGCGAAGGTCGGGCCCTTCGAGCCCTTGCGCCAGGACAGCCCGTCTACCCTGGTGCTGGCCGGCAACGATGCCAAGAACCTGGCAAGCGTGCTCGCCGACGATCCGCTGCGCGCAGTGCAAGGCCTCCCCGGAGTCAGCTCGAACAACGATTTCGACGCGCGTTTCTCATTGCGCGGCGCCGACTACAACCGCATCGGCCTGTACCTGGACGGCATTCTGCTCCACGTGCCTTTTCACACGCTCGAAGGCCAGAATGTCTCCGGCTCGGGGACGGCCTTCAACGGCGACATGGTCGAGCAGCTGGAACTGCACGAAGGCGCTTTTCCGGTGCGATTTGAGGATCGCTCCGCCGGCGCGCTGGACGTGAATACGCGTGACGGAAGCCGGGCCGCAACTACGATCCGCGCGTTTGCGAGCGCCTCCAACGCCGGGGCGATCGTCGAGGGACCGCTGGGGAGAACGAAGCGCGGCTCCTGGCTGCTCGGAGCGCGCAAGAGCTACTTGCAGTACATCCTGCAGCGCACGTTCCCCGATACCTCCCTGATTTTCGGGCTGGAGGACGTGCAGGGCCGTTTCACCTATGATGTTACGCCGAAAAACAATGTCACCTTCTACGCGCTGGAGAGCTATTCATCCCTCGACCGATCCTCGATCAGGCAAAAGCTCAGCCTGAATTCTTTGATGGAGGCGAGCTACCACTATACTCTGAGCAACCTGAGCTGGCGTTACACGCCCACAAACAGGCTGCTGATTGTCAACCATGCGGCCTGGATGCGGGAAAAGTTTCACAACACCAATCCCACGAACCTTCCGCTCGGCAATGGCTATTACGGCGAATGGGTCTGGAATGGTTCGGCCACCTGGATGTGGAATGCGAACAGCGGGTTTGATGCCGGCTGGTCGGTGCGGAAAATCCGGGACGAGGGATCACTGGACCAATACCTGTCCGGGTCCCAACTCCGCCTTCTCGATCACTTCCGCGGCACAGCCGTGCGCCTCGGCGGGTACGCGCAACAGTCATGGGCCGTCTGGGCCGGCCATCTGCACCTGACGGCCGGCGCCCGCTGGGATCATGAATCGCTCGATGCCATCCCTGCGATCTCGCTGCAAGCCTCTGCTGCGCTGGCATTGACGCGGACCGCACGTATCCAGTTAGGATGGGGCCAGTACGTGCAGTATCCGGAGGTGTCGGTATTGACATCCATCCTTGGCAGCCGTGCGCTGTTGCCGGAGCGGTCCAACCACGTGCTTGCCGCGTTCGAGCAGCAACTGGGGGAGCGGACGCGCATCCGCGTAGAATGCTACAATCGCGCCGACCGAGACCTGATCCTTCAGCCTCTCGCCGATCCCCGGATCGTCGACGGCAGGATCTTCGCGCCGCCTCTCAACCCGCCTTACGTCAATTCCATGCGCGGCTATGCGCGCGGCGTCGAGTTTTTTCTGCAGCGGAGCAGCGCCAATCGTTTCACGGGCTGGATTTCCTATGCTTACGGACGCACGGGGATGCGCGACGGCGTGACCCGGCAGGCATTCCTGTCAGACTACGATCAGCGCCACACCGTCAATGTATATGGCGGCTACCGCCTGCGCCCTAGCGTCAATTTGAGCGTCCGCTGGAGCTACGGCAGCGGGTTCCCGATGCCGGGATATTTGCGCCAGGCCGGAGCGGCATATTACCTGACAAGCAGCCGCAACCAGCTGCGGCAGTCAGCTTACGCGCGCGCGGATTTCCGCATCAACAAGGCCTGGATCCACGACAAATGGAAGCTCACGCTGTACGGCGAAGTGATCAACTTCACCAACCGCGCGAACTATATCTTCGCTATTCTCGACGGCTTCAACTCGAAGACAGGCCAGGCCTTCATCACCACGGACAAGCTGTTCCCCATTCTCCCTTCCGCGGGTCTGGTATTTGAGCGCTGAGAATGCTCAGGTTACCTGGCCACGACAAACCGGGAGCGGGAAGATGCCCGCACGGAACCGACGGTAACTGCCGCCGAGGAAACCTGCTGACAACGGGGCCTGGCTTCCCGCGGACATGTCCCGGGAAACATCCAACTCGATCGCCGGCATGGTGAGGGTACAGAGTCTTTATCTCTGGCGTCTTTGTCTTACTGCAAGAGGTTTCGGGCCGCTGTCCCGTTATGCCTCATTGGTTGCGATCAACGGCCGCGGTAGGTGGAATAAGCAGCCCTTTGGAATCCAGAGCCAGCTACGACTTCTCCCCAAATTCTGAGAAGTCAGTGGCAAAACGGGCAACCGTGCCATTGGGCAATCCTCTGGCCCTTTTATGAGGTGTACGCCACTATTCAGCCAAATGACCTAAGCAATGGTAACCTTCTAGAACGCGGGAGTGTCAGGGATTTTCACGGGTAGCGCGTTAACCGGGCACGTGAAGGAGGGTGCCTGTGTCCTCGAACCGGACAATTACGATCGGCGGACGGTCAATTTTCGACATCGCTAATCAATAGTCATCGGATCCTGGCTGATGCGGATCTCATCGATCCGCGGCATGGAAGCGGGGGACAAAGCGTTCCCATTCGGGGCGGACCCTAGCGAGCAGGCGCTGGAAACGCGGTTCGCGGCGCAACGACTGAAGCAGCGGGTCGCCGTGGGCGAGCATCGGGTAGTTGATTGCACCGCGATCGACCCAGTGCTCAAGCCAGTCGAGAGCCTGGTCGCGCACATCCACGAGTGCCAGAAAACCGGCGGCCCATTCGGGCATTTCCGCGTCATCCCAGAATGTGGGTCGCATATAGCCGGCCATCGCAGCGAGGAGCGGTTCCCTTTCTCCGAGCAACGCGTGCCTGAAGGCAGTTGTCAACCGGGCAAATCCGTCCTCTGAGTTTTCGGCCACCGTTGCCTCGGCCACTTCGCAGGCATCGTCGATGCGCCCGAGCCGCGCGAGCATATGCATTCGCATGATGCTGGTCATCCGCAGCGCGGGTTCCCGCCGGTGCATGTCATCGAATACCGCCAGAGCTTGGGTGAAGTCGGCATTGGCCCAGTGAGCGACCGCAATGGTGAAAAGATTCATCACCGTGAGAGGATCGATGGCAAGAAGCCGGTTGGCGATCGCCAGCCCGCTAGCCGGCTTCCCGGCCTCGAAGCTATAATTATGAGAAAGGAACCAAAGCGAATCCACGTCGGTGGGATCTGCTGCCACCGCATCCTCGAAATGGCGGATGGCCCTCACATGGCTGCCCGTGAAGCGTTCAAGTTTGGCAAGCAGGGCCGGGGCGTAGCGCCGGTCGGAAGCCTCGATGCGGTGGGTATATTCTACAGCCGAGCGAAGGAGTTTCGCACGAGGCTCGAGTCCCCACTCAGCCGCCAGCCAATGCATCTGAGCGAGCCCCATGTGAAGGACAGGGTGCTCGCCTACGGTCTGGATGCCCTGCTGCATCAATCGCAGGGCCTTTTCAAAGGATTCTTGGGTCGCGAAGAGCATCTCATGCCTTGCGCGTCGATAGCACTCATGCGCCAGCGCATCCGCACCCGGCTGCGCGTCGGCCTTTCGGCTCTCGCCAGGACTGAGCTCCAGCTGGAGCGAATCCGCAATGGAGCTGGCCACTTTTTCCTGGATATCGAAAACGTCATCTAATGTGCCGGCATAGCGTTCGGCCCAGAGATGCTCGTCGGTTGCCGCATGGATCAGTTGCGCGGTGATGCGCAGATTGTTGCCGGACTTGCGGACGCTTCCTTCAAGAACCTGCCCAACATTCAGAAGTTCGCCGATTTCGCGTGTCGTCTTGCTCGTCCCTTTCAGGGTCATCATCGAATTGCGCGAGATCACCCGCAGGCCGCGAATCTTTGAAAGCGCGGTGATAATCTCCTCGGTCATACCATCACAGAAGTATTCCTGCTCTGGATCCGAACTCAGGTTGGTGAATGGTAGCACGGCGATGGCCAGAGAGGCCGACTTGGCTCCAGCTCCTGGCTTAACGGCATCCGGTCGCGCGTTTGCGGTCCCGCCAAGCAAGCTCCTAAGATGAAATGCCAGGTCGCTGGCGGACTGGAAACGCTCTCCCGGATTCTTTTCCAGGCAGTGGGAGATAATGCGGTTCAATTCCGGAGTGACTTCAATTCCCGAAACGCTCACTTCCGGCGCCGGGTCCTTGAGGATCGCCGCCACGGTTTCGGCGGATGTCTCACGGGCGAAGGCGCGCGTTCCGGCCAGCACCTCGTAAAGCAGGCACCCCAAGCTGAAGATGTCGCTACGCGCGTCAGAGACCTGCCCACGCACCTGCTCCGGCGCCATGTAGCCGACGGTTCCCATGACCGTTCCTGCAGCCGTGCCAGGATCCGTCAGGGTGGTCGCACCTTCAGCCGCATGCGCTGCTTCAGCAATCCGCGACAGTCCGAAGTCGAGCACTTTAATCCGGCCGTCGGTTGTGATGAAGATGTTATCAGGCTTGATGTCCCGATGGATGATCCCTTTACCGTGGGCTGCGGCCAAGCCATCCGCTATGGCCGCCGCAGTTTCGATGCACTTGCGCCATGGGATCCGTTCGCGCCCCAGGCGGTGACGCAGAGTCTCGCCTTCAAGCAACTCGGTCACGGCGTAGGTAATGCCGCCATCGGTGCCGAAATCGAAAATAGCCAGAATGTTGGGATGGGACAACGCCGCCAGTGCCCGCGCCTCGCGCTCGAACCGAGCCATGCGCTCTGGGTCATCCGTCACTGCCTTGGGCAGGATCTTGATTGCCACATCTCTGCCGAGCCGTTCGTCACGGGCTCGGTATACTTCGCCCATGCCGCCCGCACCGAGCAGTTCAGTAATACCATATGGGCCGAGCCTGGTTCCGATCACGGAGGTTCCCTCTACAGGCAATTTGCACACTGCAATCACAGAGATGCAATTTGGCTGCGATTATAGTCGACTCTGCTTGGCCCGGGTAGCTGAATCCGCAGCACTTGCGCAATTGAGTGGGTCACCGGAGCTTGGCATGTTATCCGGATGCCGCGATGTGGGAAGTTGACGGATGACCAGTCACTTGGACGGGATACGTTATCGTACAAGTGCTTTGAGCCATTAGAAAGTCCAGGAACTGCCGACAGACACCATGGCCATCTTGCAGTGCGTTCTCCAATATCCGGCATGAGAATTCACCCTTGCCAAAGGCCAAAAATCGGCTTGACAGAATCTTCGGAGAGCAAATAGGGTTTTAAGTGTAGCGAGTCAGGATCGTTCTGGCCTGCTGCCCTTCCCTCGTGTTCTGACGTGAGCGGGCTGGAGCTCCGAAATCAACCAGCTGCTGATTGGCGAAGCTTTGTCTGACGAATTCGACGGCAAGATCTTAAATCCCCACGGCGTCGAGATCGATCTCCCATTCTGGGTATTCAAGCGGCTCAAGAAGCTGCGTCTGCTCGAACGCGATCCCGTAACCGGGATGCGGCGCATTCAGGAGCGCGTGTTCGGCCTGATGGATCTCTGGGATGGGCCCGATTTCAGACCTGACCGCCGATTTCGCGCATTCGATCCTGGGTACCAGCGTGCCTGCTCCAAGGACAGCGGCTACGAGAGCGCATTCCTCAAGGCGCTCGGTCGCGACTGCTCCGGTCTTGTCAATCCCGCCATTGAGCGCACCCACAACTTCGAATCCGACCTCGGCCATTCGCGTCTCTCGGACGAATACCGGCGCGCTGCAGTCGAGGAGGTGCTGCAAGCAGTGAAGGCGAAAAGGAAGTCGAAAGCGGCATGATCTCGGATTGGCGTGACGTCTACCGGCAGGAGAGGCGGCGCCCGGGGAATAGGAAAAATGAGCTGTCGTTTCGGGTCTGGACTCGCTGCCTCCAGCGTCTGATAAGGGGCAACTGTCAACTTTGAAGCTCGTTTCGTTCGGATTGTAAGTCAAAATGATATCGCCGGATCCAGTTTGTCGGCATACCTCTGACGGCGAGCCGGGCTGCGCCGCCGAAGAATCCATGTCGGCGCTGAAAAACATAACGTCCTGCATCACATGTGTTGCACCAGCTTCCCAATCCAGCGTGCGTGCCCACCTGAGTTTCTTACAAGCCGTCCGCCAGTTGGTAGAACAGGCGCA includes:
- a CDS encoding inorganic phosphate transporter; its protein translation is MDSQVLLVSIVIVIALGFDFLNGFHDAANSIATIVATHVLSPIAAVILAAFWNFAAAFFFETRVAATIGKDIVHPQFLDPYMVLFGLLGAIIWNVLTWYLALPSSSSHALVGGFSGAAVAHAGLAALKFNGLMKVVPYIVIAPVVGMILGRLMMMLMHFLFKRSSPRSVDHIFRRGQLISASIFSFSHGMNDAQKTMGIIVALLISAHMLPTPDSGKVIVPLWVILSCHAAIALGTYSGGWRIVKTLAMRLTKLQPVGGFCAETGGGATIVFLSFLGIPLSTTHTITGAIVGVGSIQRISAVRWGIARNIIWAWILTIPCSAAFAAVLEYTVRPFVR
- a CDS encoding TonB-dependent receptor produces the protein MLWALASPLTRAQTTGEVRGFVVDARGGEALAHVEVLLAGSAYRTTSDDTGHFRLTAVVPGDYVLNVTTVGYHLVKRPFHLDAGEVKDFEVILSADTLRLSETVIAKVGPFEPLRQDSPSTLVLAGNDAKNLASVLADDPLRAVQGLPGVSSNNDFDARFSLRGADYNRIGLYLDGILLHVPFHTLEGQNVSGSGTAFNGDMVEQLELHEGAFPVRFEDRSAGALDVNTRDGSRAATTIRAFASASNAGAIVEGPLGRTKRGSWLLGARKSYLQYILQRTFPDTSLIFGLEDVQGRFTYDVTPKNNVTFYALESYSSLDRSSIRQKLSLNSLMEASYHYTLSNLSWRYTPTNRLLIVNHAAWMREKFHNTNPTNLPLGNGYYGEWVWNGSATWMWNANSGFDAGWSVRKIRDEGSLDQYLSGSQLRLLDHFRGTAVRLGGYAQQSWAVWAGHLHLTAGARWDHESLDAIPAISLQASAALALTRTARIQLGWGQYVQYPEVSVLTSILGSRALLPERSNHVLAAFEQQLGERTRIRVECYNRADRDLILQPLADPRIVDGRIFAPPLNPPYVNSMRGYARGVEFFLQRSSANRFTGWISYAYGRTGMRDGVTRQAFLSDYDQRHTVNVYGGYRLRPSVNLSVRWSYGSGFPMPGYLRQAGAAYYLTSSRNQLRQSAYARADFRINKAWIHDKWKLTLYGEVINFTNRANYIFAILDGFNSKTGQAFITTDKLFPILPSAGLVFER
- a CDS encoding protein kinase, which gives rise to MIGTRLGPYGITELLGAGGMGEVYRARDERLGRDVAIKILPKAVTDDPERMARFEREARALAALSHPNILAIFDFGTDGGITYAVTELLEGETLRHRLGRERIPWRKCIETAAAIADGLAAAHGKGIIHRDIKPDNIFITTDGRIKVLDFGLSRIAEAAHAAEGATTLTDPGTAAGTVMGTVGYMAPEQVRGQVSDARSDIFSLGCLLYEVLAGTRAFARETSAETVAAILKDPAPEVSVSGIEVTPELNRIISHCLEKNPGERFQSASDLAFHLRSLLGGTANARPDAVKPGAGAKSASLAIAVLPFTNLSSDPEQEYFCDGMTEEIITALSKIRGLRVISRNSMMTLKGTSKTTREIGELLNVGQVLEGSVRKSGNNLRITAQLIHAATDEHLWAERYAGTLDDVFDIQEKVASSIADSLQLELSPGESRKADAQPGADALAHECYRRARHEMLFATQESFEKALRLMQQGIQTVGEHPVLHMGLAQMHWLAAEWGLEPRAKLLRSAVEYTHRIEASDRRYAPALLAKLERFTGSHVRAIRHFEDAVAADPTDVDSLWFLSHNYSFEAGKPASGLAIANRLLAIDPLTVMNLFTIAVAHWANADFTQALAVFDDMHRREPALRMTSIMRMHMLARLGRIDDACEVAEATVAENSEDGFARLTTAFRHALLGEREPLLAAMAGYMRPTFWDDAEMPEWAAGFLALVDVRDQALDWLEHWVDRGAINYPMLAHGDPLLQSLRREPRFQRLLARVRPEWERFVPRFHAADR